Proteins from one Xenorhabdus griffiniae genomic window:
- a CDS encoding HPr family phosphocarrier protein, translated as MIEYSVVVTAPSGLHTRPCAQLCNFVKNYSGKIEIVRGDKSANLKSMFKVMSMGIKSGMEVIIRVEGDNEKEMAQSVIEFILNITD; from the coding sequence ATGATTGAATATTCGGTGGTTGTTACTGCTCCTTCGGGGTTACATACACGGCCTTGTGCTCAACTCTGTAATTTTGTTAAAAATTACAGCGGTAAAATTGAAATTGTCAGGGGAGATAAAAGCGCAAATCTAAAAAGTATGTTTAAAGTGATGTCAATGGGAATCAAAAGTGGCATGGAAGTGATTATTCGGGTTGAAGGCGATAATGAGAAGGAGATGGCACAATCGGTTATTGAGTTTATTCTTAATATAACAGACTGA
- a CDS encoding cytidine deaminase family protein, producing MVSFEEMEHMAHCLISPTQLNKYIKYGHVGAVIQSKSGHIYTGINIDTACSMGFCAEHCAIAEMIKRGETQIIRIIAVNRHGNIIPPCGRCREFISQINPENIHAEVKVSQEKILSLSELLPFDWKKQSW from the coding sequence GTGGTTTCTTTTGAGGAAATGGAGCATATGGCACATTGCCTAATATCCCCGACTCAATTAAATAAATATATTAAATATGGTCACGTAGGTGCCGTTATTCAAAGTAAATCTGGTCATATTTATACTGGTATTAATATTGATACAGCTTGCTCTATGGGATTTTGTGCAGAGCACTGTGCCATCGCTGAGATGATAAAGCGAGGTGAAACACAGATAATCAGGATTATTGCTGTTAACCGGCATGGCAATATCATTCCTCCCTGTGGCCGTTGCCGAGAGTTTATCAGCCAGATAAATCCAGAAAATATCCATGCAGAAGTAAAAGTCTCTCAAGAAAAGATTTTATCTCTTAGTGAACTATTACCTTTTGACTGGAAGAAGCAGTCCTGGTGA